One Fibrobacter sp. UBA4297 DNA window includes the following coding sequences:
- a CDS encoding aldo/keto reductase, translating into MNKTVAMMLSTAALAAAAGTASPKVKPVTIPLNDGRAIPQFGLGTYNSSVAEAKDALAVALKLGYRHVDTAHAYRNERGVGAAVKESGIPREEIWITSKLWPTDYDHGNAAESIDKMLERLGVDYIDLVYLHQPVGDYMAGWRGLEEAVKQGKIKSIGISNFDMDERAFDEIIAKAKIRPAIVQIELHPYAQHKAFREKCKKLGIAVEGWFPPLGGSGGNATLFGDKTIKELAAKYKKSPAQIILRWHVQEGFSTIPGARNPDYIKENIEVYNFKLSEDDMKKIRGLDKEKRFFTSTLAEIQHFKDWNPGD; encoded by the coding sequence ATGAACAAGACTGTTGCTATGATGCTTTCGACGGCGGCGCTCGCTGCTGCGGCGGGGACAGCCTCCCCGAAGGTGAAACCTGTCACCATCCCGTTGAACGACGGGCGTGCCATTCCGCAGTTCGGGCTCGGCACTTACAATTCTTCGGTGGCCGAGGCGAAGGACGCATTGGCGGTGGCGCTCAAGCTCGGCTACAGGCACGTGGACACGGCTCACGCCTACCGCAACGAGCGTGGCGTCGGCGCAGCCGTGAAGGAGTCGGGAATTCCCCGCGAAGAAATCTGGATTACCTCCAAACTCTGGCCCACGGATTACGACCACGGCAATGCCGCTGAATCTATCGACAAGATGCTGGAGCGCCTGGGTGTGGATTACATCGACCTGGTTTACCTGCACCAGCCTGTGGGCGACTACATGGCGGGCTGGCGCGGCCTCGAAGAGGCGGTGAAGCAGGGCAAGATCAAGTCCATCGGGATTTCGAACTTCGACATGGACGAGCGTGCTTTCGACGAAATCATCGCGAAGGCAAAAATCAGGCCCGCCATCGTGCAGATTGAACTGCACCCGTATGCGCAGCACAAAGCTTTCCGCGAAAAGTGCAAGAAGCTCGGCATCGCGGTGGAAGGCTGGTTCCCCCCGTTGGGAGGCTCCGGCGGCAACGCGACCCTCTTTGGCGACAAGACCATCAAGGAACTGGCGGCAAAGTACAAGAAGTCGCCCGCGCAGATTATCCTCCGCTGGCACGTGCAGGAAGGCTTCTCCACGATTCCCGGCGCACGCAACCCGGATTACATCAAGGAAAACATCGAGGTCTATAACTTCAAGCTTTCCGAAGACGACATGAAAAAGATTCGCGGCCTAGACAAGGAAAAGCGCTTCTTTACCTCGACCCTTGCCGAAATCCAGCATTTCAAGGACTGGAACCCCGGCGACTAA